One part of the Coturnix japonica isolate 7356 chromosome 24, Coturnix japonica 2.1, whole genome shotgun sequence genome encodes these proteins:
- the RPS25 gene encoding 40S ribosomal protein S25, with the protein MVSAGPGGGQPTPPKDDKKKKDAGKSAKKDKDPVNKSGGKAKKKKWSKGKVRDKLNNLVLFDKATYEKLCKEVPNYKLITPAVVSERLKIRGSLARAALQELLGKGLIKLVSKHRAQVIYTRNTKGGDAPAAGEDA; encoded by the exons ATGGTgagcgcggggccgggcggggggcAGCCAACA CCGCCCAAAGACGATAAGAAGAAGAAGGACGCGGGGAAATCCGCCAAGAAGGACAAGGATCCCGTCAATAAGTCGGGCGGCAAGGCCAAGAAAAAG AAGTGGTCCAAGGGGAAAGTGAGAGACAAGTTGAACAACCTCGTCCTGTTCGATAAGGCCACCTATGAGAAGCTGTGCAAAGAGGTGCCCAACTACAAGCTCATCACGCCGGCTGTGGTCTCAGAAAGGCTGAAGATTCGAGGCTCTCTggccagggctgctctgcaggagctgctggggaaag GTTTGATCAAACTGGTGTCTAAGCACCGAGCCCAAGTGATCTACACCAGGAACACAAAAGGTGGAgatgctcctgctgcaggggaGGATGCGTAG
- the TRAPPC4 gene encoding trafficking protein particle complex subunit 4 gives MTSHPRTLLPGAGGVMAIFSVYVVNKAGGLIYQLDHYAPRSDTEKTFSFPLDLVLRPRDERVVVAFGQRDGIRVGHAVLAINGAEVNGRLTADGKDVLEFLSNPANYPVSIRFGRHRLSSNEKLMLASMFHSLFAIGSQLSPEVGSSGIEMLETDTFKLHCFQTLTGIKFVVLADPRQAGIDALLRKIYEIYSDFALKNPFYSLEMPIRCELFDQNLKLALEVAEKAGPFGPGS, from the exons ATGACGTCACATCCCCGGACGTTACTTCCGGGTGCGGGCGGTGTCATGGCGATCTTCAGCGTGTACGTGGTGAACAAGGCGGGCGGCCTCATCTACCAGCTGGATCATTACGCGCCGCGCAGCGACACCGAGAAGACGTTCAGCTTCCCGCTGGATCTGGTGCTGCGCCCACGGGATGAACGCGTGGTCGTGGCCTTCGGGCAGCGGGACGGCATCCGCG TGGGTCACGCCGTGCTCGCCATTAACGGCGCCGAGGTGAACGGGCGCCTGACTGCCGACGGTAAAGACGTGCTGGAGTTCCTCAGCAACCCCGCCAACTACCCCGTGTCCATCCGCTTCGGCCGCCACCGCCTGTCCTCCAACGAGAAGCTGATGTTGGCGTCCATGTTCCACTC GCTGTTCGCCATCGGCTCGCAGCTCTCCCCCGAGGTGGGCAGCTCGGGCATCGAGATGCTGGAGACCGACACGTTCAAGCTGCATTGCTTCCAGACGCTGACAG GGATCAAATTCGTGGTGCTCGCTGACCCCAGGCAGGCAGGGATCGATGCCCTGCTCCGCAAGATCTATGAGATTTACTCTGACTTCGCTCTGAAGAATCCTTTCTACTCCCTGGAGATGCCCATCAG ATGTGAATTGTTTGATCAGAACTTGAAGCTTGCTTTGGAGGTGGCTGAGAAAGCTGGACCGTTTGGGCCTGGATCGTAG